From a region of the Paraburkholderia hospita genome:
- a CDS encoding PspA/IM30 family protein, protein MSLFDSITRTVKGLLNDAADSVQDPSRDARQIVRELDESIAKAENSLIEIQAQVATQQSKRDVAADKAKKYEDGAKRALQSGDEALAREALGAQSTAEAERDALARELTTLEPSVDQLKTQIDDMRQRRNDLNARSNILQAKQQIAEAKDTAATALGGIGGKNLAEDFQKLEDKVALSTARSDARLNSADVKSGKALDDKLADLNRGPSIDDRLAALKKQLDTPAQ, encoded by the coding sequence ATGTCGCTTTTTGACAGCATCACGCGGACGGTCAAAGGTCTCCTGAACGATGCAGCCGACTCCGTGCAAGACCCGTCGCGTGATGCGCGCCAGATCGTGCGCGAACTCGACGAGAGCATCGCGAAAGCGGAGAACTCGCTGATCGAGATCCAGGCGCAGGTCGCCACGCAGCAAAGCAAGCGCGACGTGGCCGCCGACAAGGCGAAGAAGTACGAAGACGGCGCCAAACGCGCGCTGCAGTCGGGCGACGAAGCGCTCGCGCGCGAGGCGCTCGGCGCACAGTCGACGGCGGAAGCCGAACGCGATGCGCTCGCGAGGGAATTGACCACGCTCGAGCCTTCCGTCGACCAGCTGAAGACGCAGATCGACGATATGCGTCAGCGCCGCAACGACCTGAACGCGCGCTCGAACATCCTGCAGGCCAAGCAGCAGATCGCGGAGGCCAAGGACACGGCGGCCACCGCGCTGGGTGGAATCGGCGGCAAGAATCTTGCTGAAGACTTCCAGAAGCTGGAAGACAAGGTCGCGCTGTCGACGGCACGTTCCGACGCGCGCCTGAATTCGGCCGACGTGAAGAGCGGCAAGGCGCTCGACGACAAGCTCGCGGACCTGAACCGCGGCCCGTCGATCGACGACCGTCTCGCCGCACTGAAGAAGCAGCTGGACACGCCTGCGCAGTAA
- a CDS encoding tetratricopeptide repeat protein, which translates to MKKLLAAAGVSLTLSLMLVSGSAFALPTATQIETTIQQGDWQKADSQLNEVLKAHPDSARAHYLYAQVLDREGRPAEALAQLQQAKTLDPQVRFTDPARFAQTEARLRSDAARVSGGAGGGVTHRTGNPFAQQQSAPATPSAFQPAPERHGPSMGMWIGIVVLIGAIALILRWTLRRARSQDDTRATDDRRAQLKRATDLLNDVRSLKLDVKLSTAPGHDALEREVEGAETQLRQLVEALSNSKNPVPPYQIEDLERQVASLKARAEGRPDPNAAPAAPAGMGDSSYAREADTAFGRGGQQPGYPPGYPQAPYPYPPQQQQPPVIVQQGGGFGGGMGGLLTGVLLGEALNSGRDRVIERDVIVDDESRKRGGNDAGSIDFGQGSNDWSDGGNGGGGVDMGSNDDSGGWNDT; encoded by the coding sequence ATGAAAAAACTCCTCGCAGCAGCCGGTGTGTCCCTGACGCTTTCGCTGATGCTCGTGTCTGGCTCCGCCTTCGCGTTGCCGACGGCGACGCAGATCGAAACGACGATTCAACAGGGCGACTGGCAGAAGGCCGACTCGCAGTTGAACGAGGTGCTGAAGGCGCATCCCGACAGCGCCCGGGCGCACTACCTGTACGCGCAGGTGCTCGATCGCGAAGGCCGCCCCGCCGAAGCGCTCGCGCAGCTTCAACAGGCGAAAACGCTCGACCCGCAGGTTCGCTTCACCGACCCCGCCCGCTTCGCGCAGACGGAAGCGCGTCTGCGCTCGGACGCCGCGCGTGTTAGCGGTGGCGCCGGTGGCGGCGTCACGCATCGCACCGGCAATCCATTCGCGCAGCAGCAATCCGCGCCCGCCACACCGTCGGCGTTCCAGCCGGCGCCCGAGCGGCATGGTCCTTCAATGGGCATGTGGATCGGCATCGTCGTGCTGATCGGCGCGATCGCGTTGATCCTGCGCTGGACGCTGCGCCGCGCGCGCTCGCAGGACGACACGCGCGCCACCGACGACCGTCGCGCGCAACTCAAACGCGCAACCGATCTGCTCAACGACGTGCGCTCGCTGAAGCTCGACGTGAAGCTGTCGACGGCACCGGGACACGATGCGCTCGAACGCGAAGTCGAAGGCGCGGAGACACAACTGCGTCAGCTGGTCGAAGCGCTGTCGAATAGCAAGAACCCCGTGCCGCCGTATCAGATCGAAGACCTCGAACGGCAGGTGGCGAGCCTCAAGGCACGCGCCGAAGGCCGGCCTGATCCGAATGCGGCGCCTGCCGCGCCGGCGGGCATGGGCGACTCTTCCTACGCACGCGAAGCGGACACGGCGTTTGGACGCGGCGGCCAGCAGCCAGGTTACCCGCCCGGTTATCCGCAAGCGCCCTACCCGTATCCGCCGCAGCAACAGCAGCCGCCCGTCATCGTCCAGCAAGGCGGCGGCTTCGGCGGCGGCATGGGTGGCTTGCTGACGGGCGTGCTGCTCGGTGAAGCGCTCAACTCAGGCCGCGACCGCGTGATCGAACGCGATGTGATCGTCGACGACGAATCGCGCAAGCGCGGTGGCAACGATGCAGGCTCGATCGACTTCGGCCAGGGCTCGAACGACTGGAGCGACGGCGGCAATGGCGGCGGCGGTGTCGATATGGGCAGCAACGACGATTCGGGCGGCTGGAACGACACCTGA
- a CDS encoding penicillin-binding protein 1A: MPIIKRPQSSSSSGHSGREPSFGSNDNPSRDYRYAQREEDDRDERGGGARSGGSGRSGRTIGGTIALWFAGLFATLAVVGALIIGYALVVMGPQLPSLDALTDYRPKVPLRIYTADHVLIGEFGEERRSLVRFQDIPDVQKKAVLAIEDYRFYEHGGVDFIGILRAGFADLAHGGSSQGASTITMQVARNFFLSSEKTYTRKIYEMLLAYKIERALTKDQILELYMNQIYLGERAYGFAAAARVYFGKDLKDITLAQAAMLAGLPKAPSAYNPVVNPKRAKIRQEYILKRMLDLNYITQDQYNQAIKEDIRTKTAGNEYSVHAEYISEMVRQMMYAQYKDETYTRGLNVTTTIDSADQEAAYLAVRKGVMDYERRHGYRGPEGFVELPAAGDERDEAIEDALNDHPDNGEIIAAVVTSATPKEVKAQLLDGTQASVTGDGLRFAAGALSARAAQAQRVRPGSIVRLIADANGNWQITQLPQVEGALVSMTPQDGAIRALVGGFDFNKNKFNHVTQAWRQPGSSFKPFIYSAALDKGLGPATIINDAPLYFPPSAPGGDAWEPKDDDQPDGPMPMRLALQKSKNLVSIRILSYIGTKYAQDFVTQRFGFDADKTPPYLPMALGAGLVTPLQSAGAYSVFANGGYRINPYLIGEVDDAHGQPLSRAQPLTAGKDAPRTLEPRNAYIMNSLLHSVATAGTGAGTNALHRNDLQGKTGTTNDAKDGWFAGYQQSLVAVAWMGYDQPKSLGSREFGAQLALPIWVEYMQRALRGVPQVEPEMPQGVTSVDGELFYADMTPGSGFVASIGMDSANPLASGGDAVGTVGPAGMTPPAPPPNVTSTEKKQIMDLFESNKP; this comes from the coding sequence ATGCCAATCATCAAACGACCGCAATCTTCCAGCTCGTCAGGGCATTCAGGCCGCGAGCCTTCTTTCGGCAGCAACGACAACCCGAGTCGCGATTACCGCTACGCGCAGCGCGAAGAAGACGACCGCGATGAGCGCGGCGGCGGTGCCCGTTCAGGCGGCTCAGGTCGCTCGGGTCGCACGATAGGCGGCACGATCGCGTTGTGGTTCGCAGGGCTGTTCGCGACGCTCGCGGTGGTCGGCGCGCTGATCATCGGCTATGCGCTCGTCGTGATGGGGCCGCAGTTGCCGTCGCTCGATGCGCTCACCGACTACCGCCCGAAAGTGCCGCTGCGTATCTATACGGCGGACCACGTGCTGATCGGCGAATTCGGCGAGGAGCGCCGCAGTCTGGTGCGCTTCCAGGACATTCCCGACGTACAGAAGAAGGCCGTGCTCGCAATCGAGGACTATCGCTTCTACGAGCATGGCGGCGTCGATTTCATCGGCATCCTGCGCGCGGGTTTTGCGGACCTCGCGCATGGCGGTTCGTCGCAGGGCGCGAGCACGATCACGATGCAGGTCGCGCGCAACTTCTTCCTGTCGAGCGAAAAGACGTACACGCGCAAGATCTATGAAATGCTGCTCGCGTACAAGATCGAGCGCGCACTCACGAAGGACCAGATTCTCGAGTTGTACATGAACCAGATCTATCTGGGCGAGCGTGCCTATGGCTTCGCGGCCGCGGCGCGCGTGTATTTCGGTAAGGATCTAAAGGACATCACGCTTGCGCAGGCAGCGATGCTGGCGGGGCTGCCGAAGGCGCCGTCCGCGTACAACCCGGTCGTCAATCCGAAGCGCGCGAAGATTCGCCAGGAATACATCCTGAAGCGGATGCTCGATCTGAACTACATCACGCAAGACCAGTACAACCAGGCTATCAAGGAAGATATCCGCACGAAGACGGCGGGTAACGAGTACAGCGTGCACGCCGAGTACATCTCGGAGATGGTGCGCCAGATGATGTACGCGCAGTACAAGGACGAGACGTACACGCGCGGCCTCAACGTCACGACGACGATCGATTCCGCCGATCAGGAAGCCGCCTATCTCGCCGTGCGCAAGGGCGTGATGGACTATGAGCGCCGTCACGGCTATCGCGGACCGGAAGGCTTCGTCGAGTTGCCGGCTGCCGGCGACGAGCGCGACGAAGCCATCGAAGACGCGCTGAACGATCACCCGGACAACGGCGAGATCATTGCGGCCGTCGTGACGTCGGCGACGCCGAAGGAAGTGAAGGCGCAATTGCTCGACGGCACGCAGGCGAGCGTGACGGGCGATGGCTTGCGTTTCGCGGCGGGCGCGCTGTCGGCGCGTGCGGCGCAGGCACAGCGTGTGCGGCCGGGCTCGATCGTGCGCCTGATCGCCGATGCGAACGGCAACTGGCAGATCACGCAGTTGCCGCAGGTGGAAGGCGCGCTGGTGTCGATGACGCCGCAGGATGGCGCGATCCGCGCGCTGGTCGGCGGCTTCGACTTCAACAAGAACAAGTTCAACCACGTGACGCAGGCATGGCGTCAGCCGGGTTCGAGCTTCAAGCCGTTCATCTATTCTGCGGCGCTCGACAAGGGCCTCGGACCGGCGACGATCATCAATGATGCGCCGTTGTACTTCCCGCCGAGCGCGCCGGGCGGCGACGCATGGGAGCCGAAGGACGACGATCAGCCGGATGGTCCGATGCCGATGCGTCTCGCGCTGCAGAAGTCGAAGAACCTGGTGTCGATTCGCATCCTGTCGTATATCGGCACGAAGTACGCGCAGGATTTCGTCACGCAGCGCTTCGGCTTCGACGCCGACAAGACGCCGCCGTATCTGCCGATGGCACTCGGCGCTGGTTTGGTGACGCCGCTGCAATCGGCGGGTGCGTATAGCGTGTTCGCGAACGGCGGTTACCGGATCAATCCTTATCTGATCGGCGAAGTCGACGATGCGCATGGCCAGCCGCTGTCGCGTGCGCAGCCGCTGACGGCGGGCAAGGATGCACCGCGCACGCTGGAGCCGCGCAACGCGTACATCATGAACAGCCTGCTGCATTCGGTGGCGACGGCGGGCACGGGCGCGGGCACGAATGCGCTGCATCGTAACGACCTGCAAGGCAAGACGGGTACGACGAACGATGCGAAGGACGGCTGGTTTGCCGGCTATCAGCAATCGCTCGTGGCTGTCGCGTGGATGGGTTATGACCAGCCGAAGTCGCTCGGTAGCCGCGAGTTTGGCGCGCAACTGGCGTTGCCCATCTGGGTCGAGTATATGCAGCGTGCGCTGCGTGGTGTGCCGCAGGTTGAGCCTGAGATGCCTCAGGGGGTGACTTCTGTCGATGGCGAGTTGTTCTATGCCGATATGACGCCGGGGAGTGGGTTTGTCGCGAGTATTGGGATGGATTCGGCGAATCCGCTCGCGAGTGGTGGTGATGCTGTCGGCACGGTTGGGCCGGCGGGGATGACGCCGCCAGCGCCGCCGCCGAATGTCACTTCGACTGAGAAGAAGCAGATTATGGATTTGTTCGAGTCGAATAAGCCGTAA
- a CDS encoding efflux transporter outer membrane subunit — translation MSLVSMTRTSFAVAVACVFAAACSFGPNGNPPAMPEPAHYGADPQPTQTVPAQGVTQQFVVGAKAVPQWWRTFESDQLNALVDEGLRNSPTLDAADKSLKAAREQLRAQIGSNMLPTIDAGGQAARQRALAIPEIGPNTFLYNTFVGQLQAQYTFDIFGAARLADAALASRVNVQAYQFDAARRALAANIVAAAISAAMLDAQVQTTERLVALANDQARDTQRRYDLGAVSHSDLLSAQQSAASLAASLPPARQQLLTTRHALAVLLGRTPDEAPPALDLASLHVPEQVPVSVPSDLLKARPDIQAADATLKAAAADVGVATAQMFPSLTLSASMGQGGFSWPVALSGAGAIWSIGASITQPIFHGGALFAQRRAAIASYEAATSQYKQTVLAAFQNVADTLAALEHDAQSLDAANVAARAAQRSFEETAARYRLGAVPVTASRASEQQYRNARLDEIRFTGARLNDTAALFQAMGNPPPEGLASPVVR, via the coding sequence ATGAGCCTTGTTTCGATGACCCGTACGTCTTTTGCCGTAGCCGTTGCTTGCGTGTTCGCGGCGGCCTGTTCGTTCGGGCCGAACGGCAATCCGCCCGCGATGCCCGAACCTGCGCACTACGGCGCCGATCCGCAACCGACGCAGACCGTTCCTGCGCAAGGTGTCACGCAGCAGTTCGTGGTCGGCGCGAAGGCGGTGCCGCAATGGTGGCGCACGTTCGAATCGGACCAACTGAACGCGCTCGTCGACGAAGGCCTGCGCAACAGCCCGACGCTCGACGCCGCCGACAAGAGTCTCAAGGCCGCGCGAGAGCAGTTGCGCGCGCAGATCGGCAGCAATATGTTGCCGACCATCGACGCCGGCGGCCAGGCGGCTCGCCAGCGCGCGCTCGCGATTCCCGAGATCGGGCCGAATACGTTTCTGTACAACACGTTCGTCGGGCAGTTGCAGGCGCAGTACACGTTCGACATTTTCGGCGCGGCGCGACTCGCGGATGCGGCGCTTGCGTCGCGTGTGAACGTGCAGGCGTACCAGTTCGATGCGGCGCGGCGCGCGCTGGCCGCGAACATCGTGGCCGCGGCGATTTCAGCGGCGATGCTCGACGCACAGGTGCAAACGACCGAGCGGCTCGTCGCGCTCGCCAACGATCAGGCGCGCGACACGCAGCGCCGCTACGATCTTGGCGCGGTGTCGCACAGCGATCTGCTGAGCGCGCAGCAAAGCGCGGCGTCGCTTGCCGCGAGTCTGCCGCCGGCGCGCCAGCAGTTGCTGACGACGCGGCATGCACTTGCGGTGCTGCTCGGCCGTACGCCGGACGAGGCGCCGCCTGCGCTCGATCTTGCTTCGCTGCATGTGCCGGAGCAGGTGCCTGTCTCCGTGCCATCGGATTTGCTGAAGGCGCGCCCCGATATTCAGGCCGCCGATGCGACGCTCAAGGCGGCCGCCGCCGATGTCGGTGTCGCAACCGCGCAGATGTTTCCGAGCTTGACGCTGAGCGCATCGATGGGACAAGGCGGGTTTAGCTGGCCTGTTGCGCTGTCGGGCGCGGGGGCTATCTGGAGCATCGGCGCATCGATCACGCAGCCGATCTTTCATGGCGGTGCGCTGTTCGCGCAGCGGCGCGCGGCTATCGCTTCGTATGAAGCTGCGACGTCGCAGTACAAGCAGACCGTGCTGGCCGCTTTCCAGAATGTCGCGGATACGCTCGCTGCGCTCGAACACGATGCGCAATCGCTCGATGCCGCGAATGTTGCTGCGCGGGCCGCGCAGAGGTCGTTTGAGGAGACGGCCGCGCGGTATCGGCTGGGGGCCGTGCCTGTCACGGCGTCGCGGGCGAGCGAGCAGCAGTATCGCAATGCGCGGCTCGATGAGATTCGGTTTACGGGCGCAAGGCTGAACGATACGGCAGCGTTGTTTCAGGCGATGGGGAATCCTCCGCCGGAGGGATTGGCGTCGCCTGTTGTGAGGTGA
- a CDS encoding TetR family transcriptional regulator, whose protein sequence is MQSASELELAPGKRKLIEAALRLTAGGRSFASLGLRELAREAELNPNTFYRHFDTLDDLAREAVESVSRRLRPMLRRERWLAAHDEPHSVPRRACVAFFAFALENREAFLSALAEYHGTSPALREAVRVNLNEVSAEMAEDVVQLNLMPALPRETIEEICTQIVLQLFHLSHEFIGNAAQRESLIDYAERFIVRLFAGAVVLAQHEAQ, encoded by the coding sequence ATGCAATCCGCATCGGAACTGGAACTCGCTCCCGGCAAGCGCAAGCTGATCGAGGCCGCGTTGCGCCTGACAGCGGGCGGCCGCAGCTTCGCGAGCCTTGGGCTGCGCGAGCTGGCGCGCGAGGCGGAACTCAACCCCAACACGTTCTATCGGCACTTCGACACGCTCGACGATCTCGCGCGCGAAGCCGTCGAATCGGTCAGCCGCCGCCTGCGCCCGATGCTTCGGCGCGAACGATGGCTAGCCGCGCACGACGAGCCGCACAGCGTGCCGCGCCGCGCCTGCGTGGCTTTCTTTGCGTTTGCGCTGGAAAACCGCGAGGCCTTTCTGAGCGCGCTAGCCGAGTATCACGGCACGTCGCCGGCGTTGCGCGAGGCTGTACGAGTGAACCTGAACGAGGTGTCGGCGGAAATGGCCGAGGACGTCGTGCAGTTGAACCTGATGCCCGCGTTGCCACGCGAAACCATCGAGGAAATCTGCACGCAGATCGTGCTGCAGCTTTTCCATCTGTCGCATGAATTCATCGGCAATGCCGCGCAGCGTGAGTCGTTGATCGACTATGCGGAGCGTTTCATCGTCAGGCTGTTTGCGGGCGCCGTCGTCCTCGCGCAGCATGAGGCGCAATGA
- a CDS encoding flavin-containing monooxygenase yields the protein MPSPHRAEMRIAIIGSGFSGIGMAIRLKRMGFTSFTIYEAAGDLGGTWRDNTYPGAACDVPSHLYSFSFEANPSWSRAFSHQHEILAYLKHCARKYQVDSAMQFNARVMAARFDEARLVWRLDIARNGVHETVEADAVISAIGLLSRPAIPRIDGLDKFGGKIFHSARWDHDYPLEGKRVAVIGTGASAIQFIPRIQPRVAQMLLFQRTAPWIMPKPDKPVSERARWLFKHLPFTQRCVRSAIYWQMESRGLGFFVNPKLVNPAMKFARSYLERRVKDPALRAKVTPEYRLGCKRVLLSSDYYPALSQPNVDVVTTPIRTIVHDGVVTADGAHHQVDAIICGTGFQVNDVGAPFDVTGLGGADLGALWLRDGPEAYLGTSIADFPNFFMMAGPNTALGHNSMIYMIESQVQYIADCLRELHRRGARTMNLRADVQRAFNASLQRDMQRTVWASGCHSWYQTKSGKITAIWPRFTFNFRRRTRRVRSAEYVYSDQERE from the coding sequence ATGCCTTCACCCCATCGTGCTGAGATGCGTATCGCGATTATCGGAAGCGGCTTCTCTGGCATCGGCATGGCGATCCGGCTCAAGCGCATGGGATTTACATCGTTCACGATCTACGAAGCGGCCGGCGATCTGGGCGGCACGTGGCGCGACAACACGTATCCAGGTGCTGCATGCGATGTGCCGTCGCATCTGTACTCGTTTTCATTCGAAGCGAACCCGTCGTGGTCGCGGGCGTTCAGTCATCAACACGAGATCCTTGCGTATCTGAAGCATTGTGCACGCAAGTATCAGGTGGACAGCGCGATGCAGTTCAATGCACGCGTAATGGCCGCGCGTTTCGATGAGGCGCGGCTCGTCTGGCGGCTCGATATCGCGCGCAATGGCGTGCATGAAACCGTCGAGGCCGATGCAGTGATCTCTGCGATCGGGCTGTTATCGCGACCGGCGATTCCGCGGATCGACGGACTCGATAAGTTCGGTGGCAAGATATTTCATTCGGCGCGCTGGGACCACGACTATCCACTCGAAGGCAAACGCGTCGCCGTCATCGGCACCGGCGCCAGCGCGATCCAGTTCATCCCGCGAATCCAGCCGCGTGTCGCGCAGATGCTGCTCTTCCAGCGCACCGCGCCGTGGATCATGCCCAAGCCTGACAAGCCGGTCAGCGAACGTGCGCGCTGGCTTTTCAAACACCTGCCGTTCACGCAACGCTGCGTGCGCAGCGCGATCTACTGGCAGATGGAATCGCGCGGCCTCGGATTCTTTGTCAACCCGAAGCTCGTGAACCCGGCGATGAAATTCGCGCGCAGCTACCTCGAACGACGGGTGAAAGATCCTGCACTGCGCGCCAAAGTGACACCCGAATACAGGCTGGGATGCAAACGCGTGCTGCTATCGAGCGACTACTATCCGGCACTCAGCCAGCCGAATGTCGACGTGGTGACGACACCGATCCGCACCATCGTGCATGACGGCGTCGTGACGGCCGACGGCGCGCATCATCAGGTCGATGCGATCATCTGCGGCACCGGATTTCAGGTGAACGACGTCGGCGCGCCATTCGACGTGACGGGACTCGGCGGCGCCGATCTCGGTGCACTCTGGCTGCGCGACGGACCCGAAGCGTATCTCGGCACGAGCATCGCGGACTTTCCAAATTTCTTCATGATGGCCGGACCCAACACGGCCCTTGGGCACAACTCGATGATCTACATGATCGAGTCACAGGTGCAATACATTGCCGATTGCCTGCGCGAACTGCACCGTCGCGGCGCCCGCACGATGAATCTTCGTGCCGACGTACAGCGCGCATTCAACGCAAGCCTGCAACGCGACATGCAGCGAACTGTCTGGGCGAGCGGCTGCCACAGCTGGTATCAGACGAAGAGCGGCAAGATCACGGCAATCTGGCCGCGCTTCACATTCAATTTCCGTCGGCGCACACGTCGCGTGCGCAGCGCCGAATACGTGTACTCAGATCAGGAGCGAGAGTAA
- a CDS encoding class I SAM-dependent methyltransferase: MTDDSTQRFTDRVTDYVKYRPGYPGEVVTFLHTTCGLAEGARVADIGAGTGISSKLLLDAAHPVVAVEPNQAMRAAADAWLAGYADYTSVAGTAEATTLDSASVDLVIAAQAFHWFDPATARREFARILKPRGLIALIWNSRLLDATPFLAGYEALLQRLSVDYQAVAERYADDESMAVWFGDALAHKARFPNAQRLDFEGVKGRLMSSSYAPKAGHPNHQPMLTALRELFDRTAQDGTVEFAYETRVYVGYAQDNR; this comes from the coding sequence ATGACCGACGATTCCACCCAGCGCTTCACCGACCGCGTCACCGACTACGTCAAATACCGGCCGGGCTATCCGGGCGAAGTTGTGACCTTCCTGCATACGACATGCGGGCTTGCCGAGGGCGCACGGGTCGCCGACATTGGCGCGGGCACGGGCATTTCGTCAAAGCTCTTGCTCGATGCTGCGCACCCCGTCGTAGCCGTCGAGCCGAATCAGGCGATGCGCGCAGCCGCCGACGCATGGCTTGCCGGGTACGCGGACTACACGAGCGTCGCGGGCACGGCGGAGGCGACTACACTGGACAGCGCGAGTGTCGATCTCGTCATCGCGGCGCAGGCGTTTCACTGGTTCGATCCGGCGACAGCGCGACGCGAGTTCGCGCGCATCCTGAAGCCGCGCGGTCTGATCGCGTTGATCTGGAATAGCCGGCTACTGGACGCGACGCCTTTTCTTGCGGGCTACGAAGCGCTGTTGCAACGTCTCAGCGTCGACTATCAGGCTGTGGCCGAACGCTATGCGGATGACGAATCAATGGCTGTCTGGTTCGGCGACGCGCTGGCTCACAAAGCGCGTTTCCCGAACGCACAGCGGCTCGACTTCGAAGGCGTTAAGGGGCGGCTGATGTCATCGTCCTATGCACCGAAGGCCGGGCATCCGAATCATCAACCGATGCTGACGGCGCTGCGTGAGCTGTTCGACCGTACCGCGCAAGATGGCACGGTCGAGTTCGCGTACGAGACACGCGTGTATGTCGGATATGCACAGGACAACCGCTAG